One segment of Synechococcus sp. MU1617 DNA contains the following:
- a CDS encoding carbamoyltransferase C-terminal domain-containing protein, whose product MDIIGINWEQNSTASLWRDGEFIACVSEERFTRKKNDESYPLNAINWIIDEFKVEKQNIEAVVFVSTMWSYGYTLTRHYTNFTVKDYIDEQHNIWKPRIYDGKNISQVNYYKDRLDLKQYPGEEFWSEVLDRYKEDSGHVSSESSKEIAKIRKDVVIHHLGVKEDKIVFMDHSSSHAAYGYYSSNEYLREQDALVVTLDAFGDNVNYSASIFRGDGTKEEIVKGATFIIGRLYRYITLILGLRPNEHEYKVMGMAPYCKDKYSENVFNLFKSYQDVDGIEFKYKSKPKDMYFEVRDMLEGERFDSICGGVQRYTEYLITKWIKNLTDLTGTKRLIVTGGVGMNVKVNMVLAKEGGLENIYVPPSPDDSSQAMGAVLEYLRQKQYKGIILNGLDVYSGPKANTTEVLNNKYIEKEKNGLKQRYMIQNKVKISDIAELLAKGMVIARCCGKQEFGARALGNRSIMADPRRNEVKQIINEKIKSRDFWMPFACSVISEKANDYFLMDAEMSSYEYMTLCCMTTEKGKSDLQAAIHPYDNTCRPQIVYRNKNKEYHELIQAFGELTGVYGILNTSFNLHGLPIVNNADDAIHVLENSEIDGILFEDRLVIRES is encoded by the coding sequence ATGGACATCATAGGAATCAATTGGGAGCAGAACTCAACGGCCAGTCTGTGGAGAGATGGTGAGTTCATCGCATGCGTCTCAGAAGAAAGATTCACACGCAAGAAAAATGATGAAAGTTACCCTTTAAATGCAATAAATTGGATAATAGATGAATTCAAGGTAGAGAAACAGAACATCGAAGCAGTAGTATTTGTATCAACGATGTGGTCATATGGATACACGCTTACGAGGCATTACACAAACTTCACAGTCAAGGACTACATAGACGAACAACACAACATATGGAAGCCTAGAATATACGATGGCAAGAATATTTCACAAGTAAACTACTATAAAGATAGGCTAGATCTGAAACAATACCCAGGAGAAGAATTCTGGAGTGAAGTACTTGATAGGTATAAAGAAGACAGCGGACACGTGAGCTCAGAATCATCAAAAGAGATAGCTAAAATCAGGAAAGATGTAGTTATACATCACCTTGGTGTAAAGGAAGACAAAATAGTTTTTATGGATCACTCAAGCAGTCATGCAGCATATGGGTACTACAGTTCAAACGAATACCTTCGAGAACAAGATGCTTTAGTAGTAACACTAGACGCATTTGGCGACAATGTTAATTACTCAGCATCAATATTTAGAGGAGATGGGACGAAGGAAGAGATCGTAAAAGGAGCAACATTTATCATTGGCCGTTTATATAGATACATAACACTCATATTAGGCTTGAGACCAAATGAGCATGAGTACAAAGTTATGGGAATGGCTCCATATTGCAAAGATAAATATAGCGAAAATGTCTTCAATCTATTCAAAAGCTATCAGGATGTCGATGGAATAGAGTTTAAATACAAGAGTAAACCGAAAGACATGTACTTTGAAGTAAGAGACATGCTGGAAGGGGAAAGGTTTGATTCTATATGCGGAGGGGTGCAGAGATATACTGAGTATTTGATAACAAAGTGGATTAAAAATTTGACAGATTTAACCGGAACGAAAAGGTTAATAGTTACAGGTGGAGTTGGAATGAATGTAAAAGTCAATATGGTATTGGCAAAGGAAGGAGGACTTGAAAATATATATGTACCACCATCACCGGATGACTCTTCTCAAGCAATGGGTGCTGTGCTCGAATACTTAAGGCAGAAACAATATAAAGGAATAATATTGAATGGACTAGATGTATACAGTGGCCCTAAAGCAAACACAACGGAAGTGCTAAATAACAAGTATATAGAAAAAGAAAAGAATGGACTCAAACAAAGATATATGATACAAAATAAAGTCAAGATTTCAGATATAGCAGAATTATTGGCAAAAGGTATGGTTATAGCAAGATGCTGTGGAAAACAGGAGTTTGGTGCAAGAGCACTAGGTAATAGATCAATTATGGCTGATCCACGAAGAAACGAAGTCAAACAAATAATAAATGAAAAGATTAAAAGTCGAGATTTCTGGATGCCTTTTGCGTGTAGTGTAATAAGTGAAAAAGCAAATGATTATTTTCTTATGGATGCAGAAATGAGTTCATATGAGTACATGACACTATGCTGTATGACAACTGAAAAAGGTAAGTCTGACTTGCAAGCGGCAATACATCCATATGATAATACTTGCAGGCCACAAATAGTATATAGGAATAAGAATAAAGAGTATCATGAACTGATTCAGGCATTTGGAGAGCTTACTGGAGTGTATGGAATACTAAATACGTCATTCAATTTACACGGATTACCAATTGTAAATAATGCAGATGATGCTATACATGTACTCGAAAATAGTGAGATTGACGGCATACTCTTTGAAGATAGACTTGTAATTAGAGAAAGCTAA
- a CDS encoding glycosyltransferase family 2 protein produces the protein MSKVAVIPAYNESASLKSVIESISQYFDHIIVIDDCSSDDTFSIASDKGCIVHSNSRNLGYDRSILIGLKLAIKLSPSIIMTLDADGQHPATSIPLIIQHAFSRNCDVLLCSRNKFPRFSETLSSYLSRLIYNCPDLFTGMKCYCRRSLELIPSPCLWDSVGTYYAFLSLNRSLTVESFSITCSKRVGSSRFGSSMRSEFKILKAFCFGLFRAL, from the coding sequence ATGTCTAAAGTAGCCGTAATACCAGCATATAACGAGAGCGCTTCTCTTAAGTCAGTTATCGAGTCTATCTCTCAATACTTTGATCACATCATTGTGATTGATGACTGTAGTAGTGATGACACCTTTTCAATTGCATCAGATAAAGGCTGTATTGTTCACTCCAATTCCCGTAACCTTGGCTATGATCGCTCTATTTTAATTGGTCTAAAACTTGCAATTAAGCTTTCCCCTTCAATAATTATGACACTTGATGCTGATGGCCAGCACCCTGCAACTTCTATTCCATTGATTATTCAACACGCATTTTCCCGAAATTGTGATGTGTTGCTATGTAGTCGTAATAAGTTCCCACGCTTTTCGGAAACACTATCTTCCTATCTTTCTCGTTTAATCTATAATTGCCCTGATCTTTTTACCGGGATGAAATGTTATTGTCGGAGGTCTTTGGAGCTGATACCTTCACCTTGCTTGTGGGATTCTGTTGGTACATATTATGCCTTTCTATCTCTTAATCGTAGTTTGACTGTTGAGTCTTTTTCTATTACCTGTTCCAAGCGTGTAGGCTCCTCCAGGTTTGGTTCATCAATGCGATCTGAATTTAAGATCTTGAAAGCATTCTGTTTTGGTCTGTTTCGAGCCCTTTAA